In a single window of the Streptomyces sp. NBC_00353 genome:
- a CDS encoding LacI family DNA-binding transcriptional regulator, with product MKDIAQRAGVSESAVSFALNDRPGVSEITRDRIRRVAEQLGWRPSTAARALSGEGSATVGLVVARPAASLGVDSFFLQLISGIQEVLAERQLGLLFQVVEDVEAECAVYRRWWAEHRVDGVLVVDPRTDDPRPGLLDELGLPGVVIGALPGSDTGPHPGLSQVRADDAGAMAAIVGRLHELGHRRIVHIAGLPSLAHTDRRIRSLRIEADRRGLAEAHSVTTDYSDTEGAAVTRRVLERSTPPTAIIYDNDVMAAAGATVVAGLGRSVPGDVSVVSWEDSALCRLTVPWLTALSRDTVAFGRIAARELTALLDGGAARTVQVPLPGLIERGSTAPAPGGP from the coding sequence ATGAAGGACATCGCCCAGCGCGCCGGAGTGTCGGAGAGCGCGGTCTCCTTCGCGCTCAACGACCGCCCCGGCGTCTCGGAGATCACCCGGGACCGGATCCGGCGCGTCGCCGAGCAGTTGGGCTGGCGGCCGAGCACCGCCGCCCGCGCACTGTCGGGTGAGGGGTCGGCCACCGTGGGGCTGGTCGTGGCGCGCCCGGCGGCGAGCCTGGGCGTGGACTCGTTCTTCCTCCAGCTGATCTCCGGCATCCAGGAGGTGCTGGCCGAGCGGCAACTCGGGCTGCTCTTCCAGGTGGTGGAGGACGTGGAGGCCGAGTGCGCCGTCTACCGGCGCTGGTGGGCGGAGCACCGCGTCGACGGGGTACTCGTCGTCGATCCCCGTACGGACGACCCCCGCCCCGGCCTGCTGGACGAACTCGGGCTGCCCGGAGTCGTGATCGGCGCTCTGCCCGGCAGCGACACGGGTCCGCACCCGGGGCTCTCGCAGGTACGCGCGGACGATGCGGGCGCCATGGCGGCGATCGTCGGCCGGCTGCACGAGCTGGGCCATCGGCGCATCGTGCACATCGCGGGGCTGCCTTCCCTCGCCCACACCGACCGGCGCATCCGCTCCCTGCGTATCGAGGCCGACCGGCGCGGGCTGGCCGAGGCCCACTCGGTGACCACGGACTACTCCGACACGGAGGGCGCGGCCGTCACGCGCAGAGTCCTGGAGCGGTCCACGCCGCCGACCGCGATCATCTACGACAACGATGTGATGGCTGCGGCCGGAGCCACGGTCGTCGCGGGCCTCGGCCGCTCCGTTCCAGGCGATGTCTCGGTCGTGTCGTGGGAGGACTCCGCGCTGTGCCGGCTGACGGTGCCCTGGCTGACCGCGCTGTCCCGGGACACGGTCGCGTTCGGACGGATCGCCGCACGCGAGCTGACCGCACTGCTCGACGGCGGTGCGGCCCGCACCGTGCAGGTACCGCTGCCCGGGCTGATCGAGCGCGGAAGTACGGCACCGGCGCCCGGCGGCCCATGA
- a CDS encoding PP2C family protein-serine/threonine phosphatase — protein MIMPGQLRRRRPPYGGRWEAAPLAPVILTFLIAGLAFSTPREIAVSRLLPAAPALAAAMWPVLPTILLGTFCLLVMVGLSFVYTDLGTPYTAAAIVAVTLAAAYASHVRLQREEALFQIRLVADTAQKVLLRPLPRRIKNIEIESLYLAAQEQARIGGDFYEAADTPYGLRLLIGDVRGKGLSAVGAASAVISCFREAAYDEPDLRGITHRLDTSINRHSATFPAHDLPERFATALIAEIPHGGGHVRLLNCGHPPPLIAHLGEIRVLEPTTPSPPLNLATLIGDQYYVDTVAFAPGDQLLLYTDGVTETRDRTGEFFPLPDWMRRQGPTPPRELLDRLHRALLHYSGGRLDDDIAALAVRRPPTHAPEAPHAGGWKP, from the coding sequence GTGATCATGCCCGGGCAGCTGCGGCGCCGTCGTCCTCCCTACGGTGGCCGGTGGGAAGCTGCTCCGCTGGCCCCGGTGATCCTCACCTTCCTCATCGCCGGCCTGGCGTTCTCCACACCGAGGGAGATCGCCGTCAGCCGCCTCCTGCCCGCCGCACCCGCCCTCGCCGCCGCGATGTGGCCCGTGCTCCCCACGATCCTGCTGGGGACGTTCTGCCTGCTGGTGATGGTCGGCCTCAGCTTCGTGTACACCGACCTGGGGACGCCGTACACGGCGGCTGCGATCGTCGCGGTCACCTTGGCAGCCGCATACGCGAGCCATGTCCGACTCCAGCGGGAGGAGGCGCTCTTCCAGATCCGGCTCGTCGCCGACACAGCCCAGAAAGTGCTGCTGCGCCCCCTGCCGCGCCGCATCAAGAACATCGAGATCGAGTCGCTGTATCTGGCGGCTCAGGAGCAGGCCCGGATCGGCGGCGACTTCTATGAGGCGGCCGACACACCGTACGGGCTCCGGCTCCTCATCGGCGACGTGCGCGGCAAGGGCCTGTCCGCGGTGGGGGCGGCCTCGGCGGTGATCAGCTGCTTCCGGGAGGCCGCATACGACGAGCCCGATCTGAGGGGCATCACCCATCGTCTGGACACCAGCATCAACCGCCACAGCGCCACGTTCCCCGCCCACGATCTGCCGGAGCGCTTCGCCACCGCCCTTATCGCCGAGATCCCGCACGGCGGCGGCCACGTCAGGCTTCTCAACTGCGGGCATCCCCCGCCGCTCATCGCGCACCTCGGGGAGATCCGCGTCCTGGAGCCCACCACTCCCTCGCCGCCCCTCAACCTCGCGACGCTGATCGGGGACCAGTACTACGTCGACACCGTCGCCTTCGCCCCGGGCGACCAACTGCTGCTCTACACCGACGGCGTAACGGAGACCCGGGACCGCACCGGCGAATTCTTCCCCCTGCCGGACTGGATGCGACGGCAAGGCCCGACGCCGCCCCGCGAGCTGCTCGACCGGCTTCACCGGGCCCTGCTCCACTACAGCGGCGGAAGGCTCGACGACGACATCGCGGCCCTCGCCGTGCGGCGCCCGCCTACCCACGCTCCGGAAGCACCCCATGCAGGTGGCTGGAAGCCGTAG
- a CDS encoding ATP-binding protein, which translates to MRVRRFADLHLPACKRSVGQTRRALAALVPEGDVADNGKLLVSEAVANAVEHTDSEQVRVILDHDDASGELVCAVRDTSTHTPVATRTADMDAENGRGLYLIDTLADAWGYVTDSHGKWIWFSLTVAA; encoded by the coding sequence ATGCGTGTCCGACGCTTCGCCGACCTGCACCTACCCGCCTGCAAGCGCTCCGTCGGCCAAACACGCCGCGCCCTGGCCGCGCTGGTCCCCGAGGGTGACGTCGCCGACAACGGGAAGCTGCTGGTCTCCGAAGCGGTCGCCAACGCCGTCGAGCACACCGACAGCGAACAGGTACGGGTCATCCTCGACCACGACGACGCCTCCGGCGAACTCGTCTGCGCCGTCCGCGACACCAGCACTCACACCCCCGTCGCCACCCGAACCGCCGACATGGACGCCGAGAACGGCCGTGGCCTGTACCTGATCGACACACTCGCGGACGCCTGGGGCTACGTCACCGACAGCCACGGCAAATGGATCTGGTTCAGCCTCACCGTCGCAGCGTGA
- a CDS encoding response regulator transcription factor, producing the protein MIKVLLVDDDPYVRHGLRTILESDPDIEVAAEAGDGRQGVEAARAHACDVALVDIRMPHMDGLAATRALLALPAPPAVVILTTFRLDEYVAEAVQAGAAGFLLKDTPPTELVRAVHTVAGGDAMLSPEVTRQLLDTVRRGLHTVSADERTRLASLTPREQEVLVLLAQGMSNADIAKHLFASESTIKMHVSRILAKLAVENRVQAALFARNANLGQD; encoded by the coding sequence GTGATCAAGGTGCTGCTCGTGGACGACGACCCCTACGTCCGTCATGGGCTGCGGACCATCCTGGAGAGCGACCCCGACATCGAGGTCGCCGCCGAGGCCGGCGACGGGCGCCAGGGCGTCGAGGCTGCCCGCGCCCACGCGTGTGATGTGGCCCTGGTCGACATCCGCATGCCGCACATGGACGGTCTGGCCGCCACCCGGGCCCTGCTGGCACTCCCCGCCCCGCCGGCCGTGGTGATCCTGACGACGTTCCGACTGGACGAGTACGTGGCGGAGGCCGTGCAGGCGGGCGCTGCGGGGTTCCTGCTCAAGGACACCCCGCCCACCGAACTGGTTCGTGCGGTGCACACCGTGGCGGGCGGCGATGCGATGCTCTCCCCCGAGGTGACCCGGCAGCTCCTGGACACGGTGCGCCGTGGACTGCACACCGTCAGCGCGGACGAGCGCACGAGGCTGGCTTCGCTGACACCACGCGAACAGGAGGTCCTGGTCCTCCTCGCCCAGGGCATGTCCAACGCCGACATCGCCAAGCACCTCTTCGCCAGCGAGAGCACCATCAAGATGCACGTCAGCCGCATCCTGGCCAAGCTGGCGGTCGAGAACCGGGTCCAGGCCGCGTTGTTCGCCCGCAACGCAAACCTGGGCCAGGACTGA
- a CDS encoding helix-turn-helix domain-containing protein, translating to MTLEAAGVSDAEESAYRILVTMGRASAHDFAVRSGLGIADAQQILTALTAKGLASHTDGVPRIYRATPPDVALMPRLKQQADALDHARATATGLLEIYRDTMRRSDADQLIEVITGADALRQHLRRIQADTRDEMLWFCKAQYVAMPSGSNSEEFDALARGVRYRVLYEKAFFDDDGAVDNVIEGVRAGEVARAVPHLPLRLAVSDRAIAICPLVPGGPYGSPEEPTTALVRDSSLLAALVALFERYWDDAVPLHVDDSGTVSGTDGVVGADPLSATDRRLLSLLVAGVADKAIASQMGLSRRTVQRHIQQLMTFADAATRMQLAWQAARRGWV from the coding sequence GTGACACTGGAAGCCGCCGGAGTCAGCGATGCCGAGGAGTCCGCCTACCGGATTCTGGTGACGATGGGCCGGGCTTCCGCGCACGACTTCGCGGTACGGTCCGGTCTCGGCATCGCGGACGCCCAACAGATACTCACGGCACTGACCGCCAAGGGGCTGGCCAGCCACACCGACGGAGTACCGAGGATCTACCGGGCAACGCCGCCGGACGTGGCGCTCATGCCCAGGCTCAAACAGCAGGCCGATGCCCTCGACCATGCCCGCGCCACGGCCACCGGACTGCTGGAGATCTACCGGGACACCATGCGCCGCAGCGACGCCGACCAGCTCATCGAGGTGATCACCGGGGCGGACGCACTGCGCCAGCACCTGCGCCGCATCCAGGCGGACACCCGTGACGAAATGCTCTGGTTCTGCAAGGCGCAGTACGTGGCCATGCCCTCGGGCAGCAACAGCGAGGAGTTCGACGCCCTGGCGCGCGGTGTGCGCTATCGCGTCCTCTACGAGAAGGCGTTCTTCGACGACGACGGGGCCGTGGACAACGTTATCGAGGGAGTACGGGCAGGTGAAGTCGCCCGCGCCGTACCCCATCTGCCGCTGCGCCTCGCCGTGTCCGATCGCGCCATCGCCATCTGCCCCCTCGTGCCGGGAGGTCCGTACGGCAGCCCCGAGGAACCCACCACGGCCCTGGTGCGCGACAGCAGCCTGCTGGCGGCGCTCGTCGCGCTCTTCGAGCGCTACTGGGACGATGCCGTCCCCCTGCACGTCGACGATTCCGGAACGGTCAGCGGTACCGACGGAGTGGTCGGCGCCGACCCCCTCTCAGCAACGGACCGACGGCTGCTCTCCCTGCTCGTCGCAGGTGTCGCGGACAAGGCGATCGCCTCCCAGATGGGCCTGAGTCGACGCACGGTCCAGCGCCACATCCAGCAGCTGATGACGTTCGCCGACGCAGCAACACGCATGCAACTGGCATGGCAGGCCGCTCGCCGGGGCTGGGTGTAG
- a CDS encoding MFS transporter has protein sequence MRRWMMLALGTAAQTVACTFLYGLPYTSEVLRRDNGLTLGQVGLLIACPTVGLVLTLVAWGALADRFGERGVITSGLAMTTVLLFLGGAVHGLVPLGVLLALAGAASASVSAASGRLVVGWFSARERGLAMGIRQTSTPLGMGIAALIVPTLAARSGVKGTVLFCAALCGVVAVLVGSLTSDPPRTAQSAVPEPAANPYRHSSLWRIHASSALLCVPQFAANAFAMVFLIDVRGWSAVHAGQLLVVSQVLGAVSRVVAGRWSDRVGSRVRPMRQLSVCIAVVMGATALGALWPSPLTDLAMIVACGITASTNGLAFTATAELAGRSWSGRAMGVQNTGQNLAASLTPPLLGGLIGSAGYAWGFMLAGVLAAAACFMIPALEGRALPGSHQEGAIGPDELVQAARQKGKEKPSGADLVQGS, from the coding sequence GTGCGCCGTTGGATGATGCTGGCTCTTGGGACCGCAGCGCAGACGGTCGCCTGTACCTTCCTCTACGGACTTCCGTACACCTCGGAGGTGTTGAGACGGGACAACGGGCTGACACTCGGTCAAGTCGGATTGCTGATCGCCTGCCCGACCGTCGGCCTCGTGTTGACTCTCGTCGCCTGGGGAGCCCTGGCCGACCGTTTCGGCGAGCGGGGCGTCATCACCTCCGGTCTGGCCATGACGACCGTCCTCCTCTTCCTGGGGGGCGCGGTGCATGGTCTGGTTCCCCTGGGCGTGCTCCTGGCGCTGGCCGGGGCGGCGAGCGCATCGGTCTCCGCGGCCAGTGGCCGGCTCGTCGTCGGATGGTTCTCCGCCCGGGAGCGCGGGCTCGCCATGGGAATCCGGCAGACGTCGACCCCGCTGGGCATGGGGATTGCGGCTCTGATCGTCCCCACGCTCGCCGCGCGCAGCGGCGTGAAGGGGACCGTCTTGTTCTGCGCGGCGTTGTGCGGTGTCGTCGCCGTGCTCGTCGGCTCGCTGACCTCGGATCCGCCTCGCACCGCGCAGTCCGCAGTGCCGGAGCCGGCCGCCAACCCCTACCGTCACTCCAGCCTGTGGCGCATCCATGCCTCCAGCGCGCTGCTGTGCGTTCCACAGTTCGCGGCGAACGCCTTCGCGATGGTGTTTCTGATCGATGTCCGGGGCTGGAGCGCCGTGCATGCAGGTCAACTCCTGGTGGTGTCACAGGTGCTGGGGGCTGTTTCGCGTGTCGTGGCGGGCCGTTGGTCCGACCGGGTCGGCAGCCGGGTGCGGCCGATGCGGCAGCTGTCCGTGTGCATTGCCGTCGTCATGGGCGCGACTGCGCTGGGCGCCCTCTGGCCCTCGCCGCTGACGGATCTCGCCATGATCGTCGCTTGCGGTATCACTGCAAGCACCAACGGTCTGGCCTTCACCGCCACCGCCGAGCTCGCAGGGCGCTCCTGGTCGGGACGCGCCATGGGCGTCCAGAACACCGGTCAGAATCTCGCCGCATCGCTGACGCCGCCGCTGTTGGGCGGGCTCATCGGCTCGGCGGGCTATGCGTGGGGCTTCATGCTGGCCGGAGTCCTGGCTGCCGCGGCATGCTTCATGATCCCCGCCCTTGAGGGCAGGGCTCTGCCGGGCTCCCACCAGGAAGGTGCGATCGGGCCGGATGAGCTCGTGCAGGCCGCCCGGCAGAAGGGCAAGGAGAAGCCTTCCGGCGCGGATCTGGTGCAAGGCTCTTAG
- a CDS encoding baeRF2 domain-containing protein, translating to MRLSFLEPLYAEPGPFASVYLDTSRDVEHPERAIALRWQRLRDRLTRQGADRALLKVVEEVVGADTEVPGMHGQAIFAAHGALVLDGELPRPPAHDSARYGTLPDAMPLVTQHIPEIPYLAVTVHYGGLPTAETHGWVTLDAETGTWPASNVTPGERLHLRVAVATWHHTAVRLGHQLDEWARRAHADAVVMGGDKWASNVLIRRLPHALRDRVVRVGGPTATDTGRALLEPQLNTVFHGHMAAHDRALVNIFIGRHALHGAATEGLSATVAALQRGQVAALLLNHPPESSLRLWAGPQPTLLTLTEEELISFGVRAPREERADEALVRTLVGTSAELVVVPESELRLDEGVGALLRYADPGTPS from the coding sequence ATGAGGCTGTCGTTCCTGGAGCCCCTTTACGCGGAGCCCGGCCCGTTCGCCTCCGTGTATCTGGACACCTCGCGTGACGTCGAGCATCCGGAACGGGCGATCGCGCTGCGCTGGCAGCGGCTACGGGACCGCCTGACCCGTCAGGGCGCGGACCGGGCCCTGCTCAAGGTGGTGGAGGAGGTGGTCGGCGCCGATACGGAGGTACCTGGGATGCACGGGCAGGCCATCTTCGCCGCGCACGGGGCGCTCGTACTGGACGGGGAGCTGCCCAGACCGCCCGCGCACGACTCCGCGCGCTACGGCACGCTGCCGGACGCGATGCCCCTGGTCACCCAGCACATCCCGGAGATCCCCTACCTCGCCGTGACCGTGCACTACGGCGGGCTGCCGACCGCCGAGACCCACGGCTGGGTGACGCTGGACGCGGAGACCGGCACCTGGCCGGCATCCAATGTCACCCCGGGTGAGCGGCTGCACCTCAGGGTCGCGGTGGCGACCTGGCACCACACCGCGGTCCGGCTGGGCCATCAGCTGGACGAATGGGCGCGGCGCGCCCACGCCGACGCCGTCGTCATGGGCGGGGACAAATGGGCGTCCAACGTACTGATCCGCCGCCTCCCCCACGCCTTGCGGGACAGGGTCGTACGCGTAGGGGGTCCCACGGCTACGGACACCGGACGCGCCCTCCTGGAGCCGCAGCTGAACACCGTCTTCCACGGCCACATGGCCGCGCACGACCGGGCGCTCGTGAACATCTTCATCGGCCGGCACGCACTGCACGGGGCCGCGACGGAGGGGCTGTCCGCCACCGTCGCCGCCCTCCAGCGCGGCCAGGTCGCGGCGTTGCTGCTCAACCACCCGCCGGAGAGCTCCCTGCGGCTCTGGGCGGGCCCTCAGCCCACCCTGCTCACCCTGACCGAGGAGGAGCTGATCTCCTTCGGCGTGCGGGCACCCCGCGAGGAGCGCGCCGACGAGGCCCTGGTGCGGACCCTCGTGGGCACCAGTGCCGAACTCGTCGTCGTGCCGGAGAGCGAGCTGAGGCTGGACGAGGGCGTGGGCGCACTGCTGCGGTACGCCGACCCGGGGACGCCGTCCTGA
- a CDS encoding protein-L-isoaspartate O-methyltransferase family protein, with product MAHQSSPEDLARAARAVGVTDDRLLEAVRVTPRAAFVPAGHLASAYLDVPIPLPHDQVTTQPSLVAMMVSALGLTGGERVLEVGTGYGWQTALLARLAACVVSVERWPDMVEEARRRLAGQGLGNAEIVLGDGTLGMPARAPYDAVVVCAAFPEVPGPLVAQLRTGGRLVQPIGPGGRERVELYERRADGLVLRGTVVSARFVRLYGAHGYGQRW from the coding sequence ATGGCCCATCAGTCATCCCCCGAGGACCTGGCCCGCGCGGCGCGGGCCGTGGGTGTGACGGACGACCGGTTGCTGGAGGCTGTCCGGGTCACCCCGCGGGCGGCCTTCGTCCCCGCCGGACATCTCGCGTCCGCGTACCTGGACGTACCGATTCCGCTCCCCCACGATCAGGTGACCACCCAGCCCTCGTTGGTCGCCATGATGGTCTCCGCGCTCGGCCTCACCGGAGGCGAACGCGTCCTGGAAGTCGGGACCGGCTACGGCTGGCAGACCGCACTGCTGGCGCGCCTGGCCGCTTGCGTCGTCAGCGTCGAGCGCTGGCCGGACATGGTCGAGGAGGCCCGCCGACGGCTCGCCGGGCAGGGCCTCGGCAACGCCGAGATCGTCCTCGGCGACGGGACGCTCGGCATGCCGGCCCGTGCTCCGTACGACGCCGTCGTCGTCTGCGCGGCCTTCCCCGAGGTACCAGGGCCGCTCGTCGCACAACTGCGGACCGGTGGCCGGCTCGTCCAGCCCATCGGGCCGGGCGGCCGGGAACGGGTCGAGCTGTACGAGCGTCGGGCCGACGGCCTCGTACTGCGCGGGACGGTCGTGTCTGCCCGCTTCGTCCGGCTGTACGGCGCCCACGGATACGGTCAGCGCTGGTAG
- a CDS encoding YbhB/YbcL family Raf kinase inhibitor-like protein, translated as MTAIELSSTAFGDHQMIPRHYSGEGDDVSPPLTWSAAPEGAAELVLVCEDPDAPGGTFLHWLVTGIDPGSSGVDDGESPPGGHVWPNDFGRVGWGGPMPPPGHGEHRYFFRLYAVSEPLPLHGRPGSDAVHRALKGRQLASGSLVGTYQR; from the coding sequence ATGACCGCAATTGAGCTCAGCAGCACGGCGTTCGGCGACCATCAGATGATCCCACGCCACTACAGCGGGGAGGGGGACGACGTCTCGCCCCCCTTGACGTGGTCGGCGGCACCGGAGGGTGCAGCGGAGTTGGTACTGGTCTGCGAAGACCCCGATGCGCCGGGAGGTACGTTCCTCCACTGGCTCGTCACCGGTATCGACCCGGGGAGCTCCGGTGTGGACGACGGCGAGTCGCCCCCCGGCGGCCACGTGTGGCCCAATGACTTCGGACGAGTGGGCTGGGGCGGGCCCATGCCGCCCCCGGGGCACGGGGAACACCGCTACTTCTTTCGCCTGTATGCCGTGTCCGAGCCGCTCCCTCTCCACGGCCGTCCGGGCTCCGACGCGGTGCATCGTGCATTGAAGGGCAGGCAGCTGGCCAGCGGCTCGCTGGTGGGCACCTACCAGCGCTGA
- a CDS encoding nucleoside-triphosphatase: MPTRILLEGRPGVGKTTAIRRLAALLRNRDIVGFTTEEIRQDGARVGFALETAAGNRAVLAHVDFPGPPKVGRYGVDLGVMDRLALPALMAASADPVPGQLVLIDELGRMELASAAFREAVLSVFEAGIDVVATVHAHSDPFTDPLKQRADIELITVTRANRHALPERLAARLEYR; the protein is encoded by the coding sequence ATGCCTACAAGGATCCTGCTGGAGGGGCGCCCCGGGGTTGGCAAGACGACCGCAATCCGCCGACTGGCTGCGCTTCTGCGCAACCGTGACATCGTCGGCTTCACCACGGAGGAGATCCGGCAGGACGGCGCCCGGGTCGGCTTCGCTCTGGAAACGGCGGCGGGAAACCGTGCCGTGCTCGCCCATGTCGACTTCCCCGGGCCGCCGAAGGTGGGGCGGTACGGCGTCGACCTGGGCGTCATGGACCGGTTGGCGCTGCCGGCCCTGATGGCCGCTTCTGCGGATCCAGTGCCCGGGCAGCTTGTGCTCATCGACGAGCTCGGGCGGATGGAGTTGGCCTCTGCCGCGTTCAGGGAGGCTGTCCTGTCCGTCTTCGAGGCCGGCATCGATGTGGTCGCGACCGTTCATGCGCACAGCGACCCGTTCACCGACCCCCTGAAACAGCGCGCCGACATCGAACTCATCACCGTGACCCGGGCGAACCGGCACGCTCTCCCCGAGAGACTGGCGGCGCGGCTGGAATACCGGTGA
- a CDS encoding TerD family protein has translation MSPASSSFGPPGTGDYAYDWALVDVETSGLIARRDRVLSVAVVTIGPDGEQTGEFSTLLNPGCDPGPVDVHGLTVQRLQGAPTFDQVAGRIGAMLQDRVLVAHNAQFDYDFLAHEFARARMWLPVSQRLCTLALNRQVDPPTGDMKLGTLAAHYGVPQQHAHDALDDTRVLAGILRASLREAARLDLPLPLVTCPPRAESQFTPQPPKSPCAYRNPGRLTPGGPLQQGMKIAISGETAHARAELVGRAVAAGLNMMTSVSRHTSALVTNEPASDSAKARRAVTEGVPVIDEHTFLRLLADVRGGTAHEATVAAVAAPVKEPEAAQVRFVEPVSTTASTAPAPEAPTLPTLSPVVSVPAPRRPENAVSTSDRPLTGRRVLVLGGIHADAAAARTRVVELGGSAAVNLSASVTDVVLLPGGENDRRIHRITALALPVHDPHWLTAPTVVGQGTAAVRPQDPQVMPRGGVIDLPMPHGTPSPEWYVTAGWAPQADCEIDVVAFILDEDEQVTFDEDFIFYGAPESPAGTVRLLTGGPAEQTIAVDLASLPPATRKVVVAAALDGAATFGTVGAIQIGAAPGSSGAPLARATLDAATTERTMLLAEIYRRGPIWRLRAVGQGYDHGLDVLARGYGVHIAE, from the coding sequence ATGAGTCCTGCCTCCTCCTCATTCGGCCCGCCCGGCACGGGCGACTACGCCTACGACTGGGCCTTGGTCGACGTGGAGACCTCCGGGCTCATTGCCAGGCGGGACCGGGTGCTGTCCGTCGCGGTGGTGACTATCGGTCCCGACGGCGAGCAGACCGGGGAGTTCTCGACGCTGCTCAATCCGGGATGCGACCCAGGGCCGGTGGATGTGCATGGGCTGACCGTGCAGCGGCTGCAGGGCGCACCGACCTTCGATCAGGTCGCCGGGCGGATCGGGGCGATGCTCCAGGACCGGGTCCTGGTCGCCCACAACGCCCAGTTCGACTACGACTTCCTGGCCCACGAGTTTGCCCGTGCGCGGATGTGGCTGCCGGTGTCGCAGCGGCTGTGCACCCTGGCCCTCAACCGCCAGGTGGATCCGCCGACGGGCGACATGAAGCTCGGCACCCTGGCTGCCCACTACGGCGTACCGCAGCAGCACGCGCACGATGCGCTGGACGACACCCGGGTGCTGGCCGGGATCCTGCGGGCGTCGCTGCGTGAGGCGGCGCGGCTTGATCTGCCGTTGCCGCTGGTGACCTGCCCACCCCGGGCAGAATCCCAGTTCACGCCGCAGCCACCCAAGTCGCCCTGCGCGTACCGGAACCCGGGACGGCTGACTCCCGGCGGGCCGCTCCAGCAGGGAATGAAGATCGCGATAAGCGGTGAGACCGCCCACGCCCGGGCGGAGCTGGTGGGGCGGGCGGTTGCCGCCGGGCTGAACATGATGACGTCCGTCAGCCGGCATACCAGCGCGCTGGTCACCAACGAGCCGGCGTCCGATTCGGCGAAGGCCCGGCGCGCGGTCACCGAAGGCGTGCCGGTCATCGATGAGCACACCTTCCTGCGGCTGCTGGCCGACGTACGGGGCGGGACGGCGCATGAGGCGACGGTCGCCGCCGTGGCCGCCCCGGTGAAAGAGCCGGAAGCGGCACAAGTCCGGTTCGTGGAGCCGGTGTCCACCACGGCTTCTACCGCACCCGCCCCAGAAGCACCCACCCTGCCCACTCTCTCCCCCGTCGTATCCGTCCCCGCTCCGCGCCGGCCGGAGAACGCGGTCAGCACCTCGGACAGGCCGCTGACGGGACGCCGGGTACTGGTTCTTGGGGGTATACATGCCGATGCCGCGGCAGCTCGTACGCGTGTCGTCGAACTGGGCGGATCCGCGGCAGTCAATCTGTCCGCCAGCGTCACCGACGTCGTGCTCCTGCCGGGCGGCGAGAACGACCGGCGCATCCACCGCATCACCGCCCTTGCGCTCCCCGTGCACGACCCACATTGGCTCACCGCGCCAACCGTCGTCGGCCAGGGCACAGCGGCTGTCCGGCCGCAGGACCCGCAGGTGATGCCAAGAGGCGGCGTCATCGACCTGCCCATGCCGCACGGCACACCCTCGCCCGAGTGGTACGTAACCGCCGGCTGGGCCCCGCAGGCCGACTGCGAGATCGACGTCGTCGCCTTCATACTCGACGAGGACGAACAGGTCACCTTCGACGAGGACTTCATCTTCTACGGCGCCCCGGAGAGCCCTGCCGGCACCGTGCGGCTCCTCACCGGCGGCCCGGCGGAACAGACCATCGCTGTCGACCTGGCATCCCTGCCGCCCGCGACCCGCAAGGTCGTCGTCGCCGCTGCCCTCGACGGCGCCGCCACCTTCGGGACGGTCGGCGCCATCCAGATCGGCGCTGCCCCTGGCAGCAGCGGGGCACCACTCGCCCGGGCCACCCTGGACGCCGCAACGACCGAACGCACCATGCTGCTCGCGGAGATTTACCGCAGGGGTCCGATCTGGCGTCTGCGCGCCGTCGGCCAGGGCTACGACCATGGGCTCGATGTCCTGGCCCGCGGATACGGGGTCCACATCGCCGAGTGA